Sequence from the Clostridium butyricum genome:
TATATTATTAGAATCAGGAACAGGTGAATTAGAAGTAATTGAATTTATGGCAAATAATTGTCGTTACGCTATAAACGTTGTTAAGGTTAAGGAAATAATAGAAATGCCTAAAGAAACACTAACAACATTACCAGATCCAAAGCCAGAAGTGGCAGGGCTTATATTATGTAGAGATGAAATTCTTACATTAATAGATTTAAAATATATTCTTTGTAAGAGAAATGCAGGAAATCTTGGGTCAAAGGTTATAATCTGTGAGTTTAATAAGGTTAAGGTAGCATTTAATATTGATGATATAGTTGGAGTACATCGTATAAAATGGGGAGACATAAGAAAACCTGATGATTTATCTGAAAATTCATTATCTGTAGGTAACATATTATTAAATGATAAGGTAATCATAATGCTTGATTTTGAAAAGATAGTAACAGACATTGCTCCAGGAGCTGGAATAAGTGAAGATAGACTTGTTAAAGTTGATTATAGGGACAGGTCTGATATTAAGCTTGTACTTGCTGATGATTCAGCATTGATAAGAAGACTTCTTAAAGAAACCCTTTCTAAAGCAGGATTCAAGAGCATGACAGTTTTTAATGATGGAAAGCAGGCTTTTGATTATATCGTAGGACTTAAGGACAGAAGAGGAGAAGAATTTTTAGAGGATGTAGATATTCTTATTACAGATATTGAAATGCCACAGCTTGATGGTTTAACATTAACAAGAAAAATAAAAGAGGATGAAACCCTTAAAAAACTACCTGTTGTTATATTCTCATCCTTAATAACTGAAGAATTAAAACATAAGGGGGAGTCGGTTAAAGCTAATGCACAACTTAGTAAACCTGAGATTGAAGAACTTGTTGATGTTATAGATAAATTAATAGAAAATAATAAAATTTCTTAGTATGAGAGGTTATTGAATAATTATATAGGAATAAAAAAGATTGAAAGTGAATATTTTGAGCTTTCAATCTTTTTTAATTTAAGCTATTCTTGAGATACATTTTTCAATACCTTTTGCAAGAGTTCAAAAAGTATTTCAGATTCACCTTTAGTCATTCCTTTTGTAAAATATGTTTCAAATATTAAGGCTTTTTCAACCATCTTTTCATAAATATCTTTTCCTTTATCAGTTAAAACAATTTTTTTATATCGTCCATCTTTTTCACTGGCGGTACGATATAGAAAACCATTGTTTTCCAATCTGTTAAGTATATCTGTAACAGTAGAATTTTTTAAATAAAGATTTTTTTCTATATCTTTTTGATTAATTTCAATGTCGTCATTAGTAGATATATAAAACAAGATGTTCATTTGTGATGAAGTAAGATTCATTTCTTTTAAACCCTTATCACTGATTTTTTTAAATACATTACGAATAGTACCAAAGAGCATGGAAAATTTTAAATCAGAGTTCATGAGTACATCTCCTATTCATTTAACATTAAGTATAAGTGTATTTTACCGTACTTGAATACATTTATGCAAGATATTAGTCATATAGTACCCTTTAATAAAGAGACTTTTGATTTAATAGTGAGCACTAAATTTTAATATATATTTATTTTATAAGTAGATAAATTCAATTATTGAAAATATTCGTAAAGATAATGTTAAAACTTAAAAAATATATTTTATTCCATACTATAAAGTAAATATTGACATTATAAAAAAAAGAATTTATAATTGTTTATTAGTTCCAGTACATAGAGTACGAACTATATTTTGTTATAGAAAAGTAAAAAATATTAGTTTTATCCCTTTAATAATGATAAATATAACTAAAAGTTTAAGTGGATAACAAATAAATACATAGTGTGCTAACTAGTTTGGGTGCATATATTGCTGATTGCAACGTTTTACAAATATGTTTAAAGAAAAAAGTTATACTATAAATTCACGTTTATACGTACAAGGAGGATTATTATGAAGTTTAAGAAAGTATCATTACTGCTTTTAGCAGTTATAACAGCAAATAGTTTTATGGCATGTAGTTTACCTTTTGCTCATGTAACAGGTGATCAAATAGTAGCTGGTAATTCGAATAATTTAGTAATTCAGGCTAACATAAAAATGGATGAAAGCAATGTTAATTCTTTAACAGGAGGACAGATTTCAGAAATTTTAGTAAGTGAAGGTGATACTGTAACAAAGGGACAAGCATTAGTTGCATTAGACTGCGATTCATTATTGGCTCAAAAAGCTCAGGCAGAAGCAGGAGTAGAACAAGCAAAGGCCGGAAAGAGCCAAGCAGAAGCTGGAAAGGCACAAGCTGAAGCAGCACTACAAAAAGCAAAAAATGGTGCAAGTCAAGAAGAATTAAATCAGTTAAAATCAGCAATTGACATTGCTAATTCTAATGTAGAAAGTGCACAGTCTGCTTATGATGTTGCAAAAACAAATTATGATAGAACAAAAACCTTATATGATTCTGGAGCTGCAAGTCAGGCAGAACTTGAAGGAAAAGAAGTAAGTCTTCAAAGTGCTCAGACAGCTTTAGATAACGCAAAATCAAATGTGGATATTAATCAAGAAAAATACAATAAAGCAATAAAAGGTGCAACAGCAGAAGAAATTGCACAGGCACAAGCAGCTGTTGCACAGGCACAAGCAGGTATTGATCAAGCGCAAGCTGGAGTTGAACAAGCAGAAGCGTCAGTAAAGCAACTTGAAATCACTTTAGAAAAATGCTCTTTAATATCCCCAGTTGATGGAGTTGTGACAACATTAAATGTAAAAGATGGAGATTTAGTATCATCAGGAATGCCAGCAGTAGTAGTTACTGCTATAAATAATCCATCAATAACTTGCAATATAAAAGAAACTGATCTTGATAAAGTAGACTTAGACCAAGAAGTGACAATAAAGCTTCCTGCATATGAAGGAAAAACATTTAAGGGAAAAGTAACTAATATTAATAAAAATGCTGATTTTGCTACAAAAAAAGCAACTAATGACAATGGAGATTTTGATATTTTATCATATGGAGTAAAAGTTGAATTTGATGATTTAGAAGAACTTAAAAATATGGGAATAAATCTTCGTGCTAACATGACAACATTTGTTGATTTTGGAAAGTAGTGTGATTATATATGAAATCAAAAATAATATACGGAATTGATAAAATAGTTGATATAAAAGATTCGGTGAATAAAAAAACAGAGAATTTAAAAGAAGAAATTAGAAAAACTTCAATATATAATAACAAACTAGGTCAGTTTTTCAGAAAACTATACAATTTTATATATGAACACCTTTTAAAACATAAATATATGATAATACCAATAGTGATATTGTTGGTATTACCACCTGGCCTTAGCATTTTACTAGGACTTGAATTTTGTAAAAATCCTGTTGACAATGTGCCTACAATAATAGTTAATCATGACAATTCATCTACAATACAAAGTCTTATTCAGATGATAGAAGATAATGATGTTTTTGATGTTGTTATTCATAGTAATGATGATGATGATATAGAAAAGTATATTGACAACGGAACTGCAATGGCAGGTTTGATTATTCCAGAAGATTTTTCTGACAACCTATTAAATGGAAAAGAAGCAACTATATTATCATTTGTTGATGGAAGTGTAACATCACCATCTAGTGCAGCAAAAGGTGCTATATCTGAAACATTGGGAACACTTAAAAGTGGATATCTAATGAAGCTTGCAGAGGGGAAATTTGGAATGACACCACAAAATGCTCAGAATTTAATTTCACCTATGGGATATAATTATAGATTTTTAGGAAATCCAACTAAGAATATGTCCATATTTATGATGGAGGGAATTGTATTGAACTGTATGCAGATAGCAGTTGCTATTGCTAGTTCTTTTATTAGTGAAAAGAAAAATTATATCAAACTTATAGGAAAAGGAACTATCATTGGTTTACTGGGTGCCTTATCATCATTAATTTGTATGTACACACAAATTAAATATTTTAATATTCCTTACAGAGGAACTGTTTTGGGTGGAGTATTACTTACTCTTTTATGTAATTTAGGGTGGGCTTTTTTTGGAATAATAATTAATTATAGTAAAAAAGGAAATAAAGTAGAGGCGGCTTCTTCATGTGGTATTGTATCAATGACTATGCTATTTTCAGGATATACATTTCCAGTCCTTGCAATGCCACAATTCTTTTCGAAGATTGCGAACTTTATGCCAAATACTCATTTTATAACACCTCTAAGAGATATATCTTTATTGGGCTTTACATATAGTGATGTTTTACCACATGTGAGCTGGCTTTTAAAATTTGTTCTGTTAATGTTTGTTTTAGTAACGTTGCAGTTTATATTAAGTAAAATGCCTAAAAGAGAAAAGAAATTAAAAGATAAGGATAAAAAAAAGATTATTGAAGATATACATGAAATAGATTCAAATAATGGACAACTTATAAAAGTCAATAATAAAGGAGGGGTACAATGATGAACTATTTTAAATTAGGAGTGAAAAAATTTTTATCCATTTTAAAAGAAGAATCAAGCCGTCTAATAGGAGTAATTGTATCACCTTTAATTACATTGTTTCTATTATCTTATGTTTGGAGTAATGTATACGTAGAAAATATTCCTTTTGGTATAGTTGATTTAGATAATACTTCTTTATCACGAACAGTAATTGAACAGTTATCAAATTGTCCGTCGTTAAAGGTAGATCATTTTTTTGATTCAGAATCTGACCTAGAACAAGCTGTTAAAGCGAGAACTGTTCATGGAGGTATAATAATACCACAAAATTTTAGTAAAGATGTTAGTATGAAAAAATCCCCTAAAGCAGAGATAATAGTCGATGGAACTAACATGCTTATTGGAGGAAATGCATTAAGCGGTGCAGCATCTGTTATGGGAACTTTAAGTGCCGGAACAGAACTTAAAATGCTTCAAGGAAATGGAATGTATCCATCGGTAGCTAAAACGGCTATTGGAACATTTTCATATGTACAGCGTATATTATATGATCCTCAGGGAAGCTATATTAGGAACATGTCATATACAGTTGTTCCTCTTGTAATTCAAATGGCCTTTTTATGTGAATTTTTCATACCCATGTTCATAAAGAAGAAAAAAGATTTTGCAACAATGAAAATACGTTCAAAAGAATTTATATTTAGTCTTCTAGATATAATTATAAGAATAGCATTATTTGCTTTAGTAGTAATCACAGCAACATTTATTGGATTATGTTTAATAAAAAGATTTTATTCGCTACCAATGAAAGGAGAACTTTGGATATATGCAGTGTTAATGATAGCATTTTTCTTTAATCTCATTGGATTTGGACTTGTATTTGCGTCCATATTAAGTAAAATGGATTATTTTGTTTTTGTATATACCGTATGCTCAACCCCTTTTATGATGACATCTGGTGTGGCATATCCGTTTTATATGATGCCAGCTGGTGTTGAATTCTTTATTAAGTTTATATCACCACTTGCACAGGTAGCAGTACCTTTAAAGAATCTTAATTTAAAAGGCGTTGGATGGGATATAATACTTCCGTACTTAAAAGAAAGTATTGGATACTCGCTATTTTGGATACCTATAGGATTGATTATGTATATTATAAGTGTGATTATTACAAAATATAAAATCACAAAGTCTTCAGAATATATAGATTCTGAAGATGACATGAATATTCAAACAATTCAATAATAGATATAGAATAAAAAATTTATAGAATTGCTTTCATTAATAATTTATAATTAGAATTAATGAAAGCAATTCTTTTTGGTATAAAATTACATGAAACAATAATTAAAAATATAGTATTATTTTTAATATTTATGAGAAAATATTAAAAAAGTATGTATTTTGAGTTATAATATAAAGAAATACAGTATTTACATTAATACGTTCATTTTAGGAAGGCAGGTATAAATTATGTATAAAAAACAAATTGAAGAGTACTTTGAAAAAAATAAAGAACAAATACTTAATGATATATGTGATCAAATAAGAATAAAAAGTGACAGAGGTGAAGCAAAAGAAAATATGCCTTATGGTGAAGGTCCAGCTAAAGCTCTTGAAGCTGCTTTAAAGTTAGCAGAAAGCATGGGATTTAAAACTAAAAATTATGATAATTATGTTGGAACTGTTGATTTTAGTGATAAGGAAAAAGGACTTGATATACTAGCACATTTAGATGTTGTCCCAGCTGGAGATGAATGGACAGTAACTCAGCCTTATGAACCAGTAATTAAAGATGGAAAAATATATGGTAGAGGAAGTTCAGATGATAAAGGTCCAGCTATAGTTGCATTGTATGCATTAAAAGCTGTTAAGGATATGAATATTCCATTAAGTAAAAATGTAAGATTAATATTAGGTACAGATGAAGAATGTGGAAGTTCTGATATTGAACATTACTATGCAGTAGAAAAAGAAGCTCCAATGACATTTTCACCTGATGCTGAATTCCCATTAATAAATATAGAAAAAGGTCGTTTAGCAGCAGAATTTACAAGTGAATATGCTGAAGATAAGGCACTGCCAAGAGTTATAAGAGTAAATGGTGGAGTAAAGGCTAATGTTGTTCCAGATAAGGCTTCTGCAGAAGTTGAAGGTTTCACTTTAGATGTTGTTTCAGACTTATGCAAGAAAGCAGAAGAAAAAACTGGTGTTAGATTTAGTGTTACAGAAGATGGTTCTGTAATAACAATAAATGCAAAAGGTAAAGGAGCACATGCTTCAACACCTGAAAATGGAGACAATGCAATTACAGCAATAATTGAATTATTAACTTCAATGCCATGTGCTAAGAGTGAAGGATTTGAAAGATTATGTGCTGTCAACAAATTGTTCCCACATAATGACCATGTTGGTGCAGGATGTGGAGTTAACATGAGTGACGAGTTAAGTGGAAGCTTAAGTATGGCATTTACTATTTTTGAATATAATACTACATCTTTAAAGGGAACTTTTGATTCAAGATCACCAATATGTGCAAATGATGAAAATTTAACTGAAGCTTTAAGAAAGAATATGGCAGATGTTAAGATTGTATTAGGAACTGAAGAATCTGATAAATTAAATCCAGCACATCATGTAAGCAGTGATTCTGATTTTGTACGTACATTACTAAAATGCTATGAAGATTATAGCGGACAAAAGGGAGAATGCCTTGCAATCGGTGGAGGAACTTATGTACATCATTTAGAAAATGGAGTAGCATTTGGATGTTCAATGCCAGGTACTGATAATAACATGCATGGAAATGATGAATTTGCTGTTATTGACGAATTAATGCTTAGTGGAAAGATATTTACACAAGCAATAATTGATTTATGCAAATAAAACAAGGTGACTGTCACCTGTCGAATTAACCGTAAAAAGCAGTTATATAATGCTAAGAATTTTATTTATGTAAAACATATAATTGGCTTTAACTTAAAAGTCTAGTAAATTTGAACTTTTTAAATTTACTAGGCTTTTATTAATTTAAAAAGAATTTTTAAGGATCACTTTCAAGATATAAATTTTACTAATACTTGCTTGGCAAGTATTATAGTTAATAAAAATTAAAAAATAAAAAAGTTTTATATAATGTGCAACATTTTATATTTGCTGATTGTGTTAATAGTATAAGAACTATTTAAGACTAAAAATATTAAAATTACAATTTATGTTTTGAAGAGAATATTAAAAGAGTTAATGAAAATTTTATTAAATTAGTTATTTAACTTCAAGGAGGAATTTATTATGATAAGAAAAAATTTATTTAGAGGAATACCATTTTGTTTAGCTTTAGGTTTAATGATTACACCAGTTATATCTGCTCATGCAGAAGCGTATGGAACTGGATTAACAAAATCAGCTATAAAAGATGAAATAGATCCAGGTTTCATGATTAAGCCTGAAATATTTGTTAATAATAAGGAATTGAATTCAGAGGATGTTAAAATATTAAATAGTGAAGCATATCTTCCATTAGAAAAAGTTGCTTTTAGCATGGGAGATAGACTAGAAGGCTCATATGAAGATGCATACATGCTTAGAAAAAGTGATAAAATGATAAATATGGACATAAAAAACAATAAATACAGAGTGAATGGTATAGAAAGTAATGTGAAATTTGAAGTTGTAGATAATACAGTATATGTACCGATTAGATTTTTAAGCGATGTTTTAGGATATAATATGGGATACGAAGGAAACTGTATTTATATAGGCGAAGGATCAGAACAATATAATGAAAATGCTAATGGAGAAGTAAATGTTAATTTGTCAGGAGATCATTTAATAGATGATGCTATGATGCTTAATCCAGAAATATATATTAACTCTGATAAATATCCAGACTTTGGTGTAAAAGTATATGATGGAAAAGTGTATTTACCACTAGAAACTGTAACTTTAAAAATGGGAGATAGACTTGAAGGTGATATATCAACTGAGTATTATTTAAGAAAAAATAATATGATGCTTGTAATAAATTTTGCAGAAAATACTTATATATTAAATGGTACAAAACATGAAAGTAAAATGATAACTTTAGGTGGACAAGTTTATGCATCCTTAGATTTCTATAAGGACGTATTAAATTACTCAATTAAGGAAGATGGAAATTCATTTTATATAGGTGAAATTAAAGATAAAGAAGTGTTACCTAATACTGTATCAGGCGGAAGATGGATTTCTGAAAATGGAAATTGGTACTATTCAAATGGCGAAAGCAGAGTTACTGGATGGATTAGAGATAATAATAACTGGTACTATTTAAAAGCTGATGGAATAATGGCTACTGGATGGGTTAAGGATGCTGGTAAGTGGTATTTGTTAAACAATAATGGTGCAATGGAAACAGGTTGGGTTGTAGATAATAACAATGCATATTATTTAAATAAAGATGGTTCTATGGCAAGTGGAACTACTGTTGATGGATTTATGTTAGCTGATAGTGGTGTGGCAATATCACTTTACTAAAATAAATAAAAAAAATATATTATAATGTTTATATAAGCTGTATGTACGAAATGTGATTTTATATGTTTCATACATACAGCTTTAATTTCTATAATAGTTTATTTATTAAATGAAGATATTTGGAGATAAATTATTATAGAAAGTAATTAAAAAATATGTAGCTTTTATTATTTTTATAAAAGTTTTATAGTTTAAGATATATATGGATTATTTATGTGTTTTAAATAAAAATATGAAATATATGCATAAAAATGTTATTTATTTTTATTGACAACATGTTACTAGTGAAGTATACTGATATTAAATTAAATATTGGATTTGTTAAAGGGGAGTAGTCAAAAATATAGCATCAACAGCCGCGGCGTGTTTAGCCTGGTGTTATATACCTAAATGGTGATGAGACTTTTAATATAACTTTAAAAGATATTGAAGTTATATTAAAGGTCTCTTTTTTTATTATTAAAATTAGGACTTGTAAAATAACTTATTACTAAATATTAGAGAGGAAGATTATTATGAACAACTTTTTTAGTAAGACCACAGATGAATGTTTAAAAGAATTGAATTCATCTATGGAGGGTCTGTCGAAAGAAAAATGTACTGATCTTTTGAATTCAGTGGGAGAAAATATTTTAAATGAAAAGGAGAAGAAAAGTATATGGTCTGTATTTATTGAGCAATTTAAAGATTTTTTGGTTATTATACTAATAGCAGCCGCTATTATTTCAGCATTGACTGGAAACTTGGAAAGTACAATTGTTATTATAGCAGTAATTTTAATAAACGCAGTATTAGGTACAGTTCAATATGTTAAAGCAGAACAATCACTTGATAGTTTAAAAGCATTATCAGCACCTAATGCAAAAGTCATAAGAGATGATAAAAAGGTAGAAATAGCATCAAAGGACGTTGTGCCTGGAGATATTCTTCTTCTTGAGGCAGGAGATTTAGTTGTTGCAGATGGAAGAATTTTAGAAAATTATTCACTTAAAGTTAATGAAAGTTCTTTAACAGGAGAATCTGAAGCAGTTGAAAAAACTCAAGATATTATAAATAAAACTGAAGTAGCTCTTGGAGATCAAAAAAACATGGTATTTTCAAGTTCGTTAGTTACATATGGAAGAGCTACTGTTTTAGTTACTAAAACAGGGATGAATACAGAGCTTGGAAAGATAGCTTCTTTAATGGAAGAAACTCAAGAAAAAGCTACACCTCTTCAAGTATCTTTAGATGAATTTTCAAAAAAATTGGCAATTGGAATTATAGGTATATGTGCGTTGGTATTTTTCTTAAGTATGTATAGAGGAACTCCACTTTTAGACTCATTAATGTTTGCTGTAGCTTTAGCAGTAGCCGCTATACCAGAAGCATTAAGTTCAATAGTTACAATTGTTCTTGCAATAGGAACTCAATCAATGGCAAAAGAAAATGCAATTATTAAGAAGCTTAAAGCCGTTGAAGGTCTTGGATGTGTATCTGTAATATGTTCAGATAAAACAGGAACATTAACTCAAAATAAAATGACTGTAAAAAAGATTTTTGTTGATAATAAGACAATTGATAGTGAAAATATTAATATAAATGATGAGTTAGAAAGCTTTTTGTTAAATAGTTCTATTCTTTGTAGTGATGCTGTTTCAGTAGATGGCAATGAAATTGGTGATCCAACTGAAGTAGCTTTAACAAACTTAGGACATAAATTCTCAATAAATGAAATAGAATGTAGAAAAACTTATCCAAGACTTAGAGAAATTCCATTTGATTCTGATAGAAAATTAATGAGTACTCTTCATAATATAAATGGAAAATACTTAATGATAACTAAGGGTGCTTTAGATGTGCTTTTAGAAAGAACAGTAAATATAAAGACTTCGTCTGGTATAAGAGAATTTACAAAGGAAGATGCAGATAATATAAATGCTGCTAACAAAAATTTATCGACACAAGGACTTAGAGTGCTTGCATTTGCATATAAAGAAACAGCAGAAGATAAAGAACTTAATTTAGATGATGAAAATGATTTTACTTTCCTTGGACTTATTTCAATGATTGATCCTCCAAGAGAAGAATCTAAAGCTGCTGTTGCTGATTGTATAAAGGCTTCAATAAAACCTATCATGATTACAGGAGATCATAAAATAACAGCATCTGCCATTGCAAAAGAAATTGGAATTTTGCAAAAAGATGATATAGCTATGGAAGGATTAGAACTTGATAAAATGTCTGAAGATGAACTGAACGCATCATTAGAACATATATCAGTTTATGCTAGAGTATCTCCAGAACATAAGATAAGAATAGTAAAGGCATGGCAGAATAAAGGTAAAATTGTTGCTATGACTGGTGATGGTGTTAATGATGCTCCAGCACTTAAGCAGGCAGATATCGGTATAGCTATGGGTATTACTGGAACAGAAGTATCAAAAGATGCTGCATCTATGATATTAACTGATGATAATTTTGCTACAATAGTAAAATCAATTACTAATGGAAGAAATATATACTCAAATATTAAGAATTCAATCAAATTCTTATTATCAGGTAATATGTCTGGAATATTAAGTGTTCTTTATGCTTCAATATTTGCACTTCCAGCTCCATTTGCACCAGTCCACTTATTATTTATAAATTTAATTACAGACAGTCTTCCTGCAATTGCAATAGGTATGGAAAAATCAAAAAAGGATGTACTTAAAGACAAACCAAGAAATGCCAAAGAATCAATACTTACTAAAGACTTTATAATAAGTATTACACTTCAAGGATTAGTTATTGGATTATTTACAATGATAGCTTATCATATTGGATTATCAAAGGGTTCTGTTGGAACTGCTATGACAATGGCTTTTGCTACTTTATGTATTGCAAGATTATTCCACGGATTTAACTGTAGAGGGAAAAAATCAATATTTTCTATTGGACTTTTCTCTAATAGATTCAGCTGGATGGCTTTTGGTATAGGTATAGTTTTAGTAAATGCTGTACTTCTTGTACCAGGACTTCAAGGATTATTTGAAGTTACTCCATTAGCTCTAAATGATATAGTTACAATTCACGTACTTGCATTTATGCCTACTGTAGCAATTCAATTAACTAAGTTAATAAGAGAATTTGTAGAAAAAAGAAAATAAAAAATAATATATATATTGCAATTGACAGTTGAGAATTGACAATTAAGGTGAAAATCCTTACAGGATTTTTGAAATTATATGCAGAATAATTATTGCAACATATATATTAATTGACAGTAGGAAATTGAGATATGACAATTGATGTTGAAATAACCAAGTG
This genomic interval carries:
- a CDS encoding chemotaxis protein, with the protein product MNNNILLESGTGELEVIEFMANNCRYAINVVKVKEIIEMPKETLTTLPDPKPEVAGLILCRDEILTLIDLKYILCKRNAGNLGSKVIICEFNKVKVAFNIDDIVGVHRIKWGDIRKPDDLSENSLSVGNILLNDKVIIMLDFEKIVTDIAPGAGISEDRLVKVDYRDRSDIKLVLADDSALIRRLLKETLSKAGFKSMTVFNDGKQAFDYIVGLKDRRGEEFLEDVDILITDIEMPQLDGLTLTRKIKEDETLKKLPVVIFSSLITEELKHKGESVKANAQLSKPEIEELVDVIDKLIENNKIS
- a CDS encoding MarR family winged helix-turn-helix transcriptional regulator encodes the protein MNSDLKFSMLFGTIRNVFKKISDKGLKEMNLTSSQMNILFYISTNDDIEINQKDIEKNLYLKNSTVTDILNRLENNGFLYRTASEKDGRYKKIVLTDKGKDIYEKMVEKALIFETYFTKGMTKGESEILFELLQKVLKNVSQE
- a CDS encoding HlyD family secretion protein yields the protein MKFKKVSLLLLAVITANSFMACSLPFAHVTGDQIVAGNSNNLVIQANIKMDESNVNSLTGGQISEILVSEGDTVTKGQALVALDCDSLLAQKAQAEAGVEQAKAGKSQAEAGKAQAEAALQKAKNGASQEELNQLKSAIDIANSNVESAQSAYDVAKTNYDRTKTLYDSGAASQAELEGKEVSLQSAQTALDNAKSNVDINQEKYNKAIKGATAEEIAQAQAAVAQAQAGIDQAQAGVEQAEASVKQLEITLEKCSLISPVDGVVTTLNVKDGDLVSSGMPAVVVTAINNPSITCNIKETDLDKVDLDQEVTIKLPAYEGKTFKGKVTNINKNADFATKKATNDNGDFDILSYGVKVEFDDLEELKNMGINLRANMTTFVDFGK
- a CDS encoding ABC transporter permease → MKSKIIYGIDKIVDIKDSVNKKTENLKEEIRKTSIYNNKLGQFFRKLYNFIYEHLLKHKYMIIPIVILLVLPPGLSILLGLEFCKNPVDNVPTIIVNHDNSSTIQSLIQMIEDNDVFDVVIHSNDDDDIEKYIDNGTAMAGLIIPEDFSDNLLNGKEATILSFVDGSVTSPSSAAKGAISETLGTLKSGYLMKLAEGKFGMTPQNAQNLISPMGYNYRFLGNPTKNMSIFMMEGIVLNCMQIAVAIASSFISEKKNYIKLIGKGTIIGLLGALSSLICMYTQIKYFNIPYRGTVLGGVLLTLLCNLGWAFFGIIINYSKKGNKVEAASSCGIVSMTMLFSGYTFPVLAMPQFFSKIANFMPNTHFITPLRDISLLGFTYSDVLPHVSWLLKFVLLMFVLVTLQFILSKMPKREKKLKDKDKKKIIEDIHEIDSNNGQLIKVNNKGGVQ
- a CDS encoding ABC transporter permease encodes the protein MNYFKLGVKKFLSILKEESSRLIGVIVSPLITLFLLSYVWSNVYVENIPFGIVDLDNTSLSRTVIEQLSNCPSLKVDHFFDSESDLEQAVKARTVHGGIIIPQNFSKDVSMKKSPKAEIIVDGTNMLIGGNALSGAASVMGTLSAGTELKMLQGNGMYPSVAKTAIGTFSYVQRILYDPQGSYIRNMSYTVVPLVIQMAFLCEFFIPMFIKKKKDFATMKIRSKEFIFSLLDIIIRIALFALVVITATFIGLCLIKRFYSLPMKGELWIYAVLMIAFFFNLIGFGLVFASILSKMDYFVFVYTVCSTPFMMTSGVAYPFYMMPAGVEFFIKFISPLAQVAVPLKNLNLKGVGWDIILPYLKESIGYSLFWIPIGLIMYIISVIITKYKITKSSEYIDSEDDMNIQTIQ
- the pepV gene encoding dipeptidase PepV, which produces MYKKQIEEYFEKNKEQILNDICDQIRIKSDRGEAKENMPYGEGPAKALEAALKLAESMGFKTKNYDNYVGTVDFSDKEKGLDILAHLDVVPAGDEWTVTQPYEPVIKDGKIYGRGSSDDKGPAIVALYALKAVKDMNIPLSKNVRLILGTDEECGSSDIEHYYAVEKEAPMTFSPDAEFPLINIEKGRLAAEFTSEYAEDKALPRVIRVNGGVKANVVPDKASAEVEGFTLDVVSDLCKKAEEKTGVRFSVTEDGSVITINAKGKGAHASTPENGDNAITAIIELLTSMPCAKSEGFERLCAVNKLFPHNDHVGAGCGVNMSDELSGSLSMAFTIFEYNTTSLKGTFDSRSPICANDENLTEALRKNMADVKIVLGTEESDKLNPAHHVSSDSDFVRTLLKCYEDYSGQKGECLAIGGGTYVHHLENGVAFGCSMPGTDNNMHGNDEFAVIDELMLSGKIFTQAIIDLCK
- a CDS encoding N-acetylmuramoyl-L-alanine amidase family protein; the protein is MIRKNLFRGIPFCLALGLMITPVISAHAEAYGTGLTKSAIKDEIDPGFMIKPEIFVNNKELNSEDVKILNSEAYLPLEKVAFSMGDRLEGSYEDAYMLRKSDKMINMDIKNNKYRVNGIESNVKFEVVDNTVYVPIRFLSDVLGYNMGYEGNCIYIGEGSEQYNENANGEVNVNLSGDHLIDDAMMLNPEIYINSDKYPDFGVKVYDGKVYLPLETVTLKMGDRLEGDISTEYYLRKNNMMLVINFAENTYILNGTKHESKMITLGGQVYASLDFYKDVLNYSIKEDGNSFYIGEIKDKEVLPNTVSGGRWISENGNWYYSNGESRVTGWIRDNNNWYYLKADGIMATGWVKDAGKWYLLNNNGAMETGWVVDNNNAYYLNKDGSMASGTTVDGFMLADSGVAISLY